From the genome of Nicotiana sylvestris chromosome 1, ASM39365v2, whole genome shotgun sequence:
aaacaaaaataaaagccATAAACTTAAAGCAGAGGTCAACTTTCCCAAATTTTAACAAaactcaaaaaacaaaaaattcgACCCTAAAAGTCGAAATAACAAACCATGCATTTCGTTTCATCAAGTTTAAGTCTCGAACGCAGAAACAAGGAACACAAAATCATCCGAAAAAACATAACAACATTGAAAAAAATTGGCGTGAtcagaaaaagcaaaaaaaaaaaaaaaattcaaaaccaaCATTGTAGGAAAAGCATAAAAGGAAACAAAAATTACCTCAAACTAAGATAGAAACCTCGAAAAGCAACTTACACACAACAATGGAGTCGGTTATGGTCTGAGAAAATCGAGAGGAAGAGAGAGTGAAAAAAGCGTGAGGAAGAGAGCAACAGagaaattaaatttaaaatattaaaacgTTATGTTAAAGTGTAGGCTAGCGGGTGAAAATAAAATTTCATAACTTAGCCAACATGGGCTATGCCGGGTAAAGGCCTCAAATATGGGCTATTTTTGGGTGAGCTGTATAGCCCAAGTGACATAGAGtgtaatttcttcttttataAATGATAATAGTTGAGATATGCGTAAACTGATCAAATATGTAAAACGACAAATTAAGACTACTTAATTACATATGTATAGTTACGATATTTTGTGTCTCGAAATTTCTCAAATTTCTTTAGTACCCTAAAGTCTCAACCTCAAGATGCCCTTTCTATTTCTCTCATCATATTCCTTGATGTGAAAGTAGACTAAAGCTTTGCTTtgttaaaatagagtaagaaTTAATAGTGTCACACTTTTAATTAATTTCTACGTCAAATTATATGGACCATGGGTACATGTTGGAGCAACAATATATTAAAGTTATTTTAGTGTGACTTATAGGTCACGAAAGTTCAAGTCGAGAATCAGCTACTGATGCTTACGTTAAGGTTAACTATTTacattaggggtgtacaaagaaaaccgacaaacagcatcaacccgataatccgagtcaaatcggaaaaaaaaaatccgaccatggtttggtgttggaaaaaaaaaccgacaacaattagtttggtttggttttaactaaagaaagttaaaccgaaaccaaaccaacccgacattacatatatagaaattttagatatatttaatatataaatatacttattgtgatgcaatttataaatatttctttaaaaatttcataattttatcttttacggtattatttcaaggttggacttagaactttttgaatgttccaataagttttatagccattaacattagtaaattaaataatgctaacaaaagccaaattaaaactaaaatcaaatcaatattaatgccaacaaaagacattcaattcaatactatgaacgggaatgtattgaatatctattttttgttttgcaataatttagataaaatacacaacctatttttattttttctttagcatttagtcatgtaattaatactcccttattagtctacttattttagcatgacttagtgtaagcacgtgatttttgccctatatgagaattactcccaaaaaattcaaaaaataaaataatttttcttggtgtgcaatttttgtgatattttgtgtaactatttgtatgtttgtctatgcatgtttatttgttaaattaataaaaaaatacaaaaataggcatcttttgcatttttagcatttaatgtccaaatgaacaattttatgcttaattattacttaattgtgcgttaattgttattggaagttaatttgcgcttttataacttaatttagttcttaataataatttaagtacttttataatttagttttagaaaaataaaagaagaaaagagaacaaaaatacaaagaaaaatcggattgggccacttcttcaatttcaaaccacaggcccaaataattgcccaactttccccatgacccggtccgtttcaaaccgggtcgacccggtccgctccattaacccaacaccccatcttcatttttgtccaacacaaaacaaaaccaaaaaaataaaaaataaaaggtgaattatcactattaatagttttattttttgttttttttatatataaaaaaatccgaaaatattttattttatttattatttttatttttaaaaaaaatatatataataatttcgggaatgatttttttttaaaaaaagtaaaagaatgtagaaaatttaaaaaaaaataaaaagttttaaaaaaaatttaaaagtaaaagaaggttggaattaaaaaataaatataaaggtatctgaaaatttaaaaaaatttaaagtaattgaaagtagcatttttaaaagaaaaagaaaagatagtggtttgttttttaaagaaaagttaaataaagtgagattctctttttaaaaaaataaaaagtgggattttaaataagataaagtaattaaagttggaattttaaaaataaaagtaaataaaggtgggatttctttttctaaaaaaataaaagcaatttgtaagtgggatttcttttaattaaaaaaataataaaataataaaaaaacaaatctgaaaatttcgaaaaaatttctataaatagaatagaaaatttaggaagaaggggtgggaaaaaaagaggaaaaactagatagagagaagaaaaaaagagggggcggagtgagaagtatacacccgatatacattctggatacactgaatatacaggggcagaattcattttggagagttttgaagttgaaaaagaatagttactgtttcattgcctcgcttagtatctgaaatagtcagaaccttcctgccttttacttcttctctatacttggagtcgtttatagtctcctgggttttctgctattcctactgttactggtctattcctgtgttgctggactgtcgttgctGTGctgcattgttactactgttgctgcttctcatcttcatcttctcttgttttccaataccaggtacacgaatgtaatactagttattgcaagctaaaaatgtggaagcatgaatacatatgaagaatcgaattttgaagttttaatttcgctttttctctgttccttttattgattgtatttaggctattttatgtattattgaataataattggaataagagaaaataacataagttagtctttaatgaatcggcttggcaaaacgggttaattcactagctacgaaggttctaagattatcaacagtaggttaatcgtgaacaagtacttaaacttagctaagacatgaatttgaactaaatttcgtgaattaggtattaaggcatgatttgagttcaaacaaaattagaagaacgtttaagtctaataaactttctattaagctttagtaattatggttaaatccagtttcaaatggttgtgaataattaattccaatagttttttttatatataacaatgcgagcttcaatctaactatatttgattcttttgaatattagttgtcgaatttttattttatttataatttcgaattttttttagtaaaattcttgttcatcaatatttgtattaatatagcaattagtatgccatgctttcttaaaaaaaaaactcgtaattaattaggattttctttatttattttagagactaattttaatagaaaagatgtagtcgctttaggatttgtccatttaaaataaatgagatgagcctcgcctagtaaaatgtatagattgcggggccctcacaaatgtatgtgttaattacttagaactcgggatcggccgcttagcgaacttcacggccttttctcaaaataaccctgcgctagccgctttaggcgcgtatttaataatgttatctccttaaactcgggtgcacatttatgtgacccaaatccaaatttcaaccgagtcgagatatgccaaacaactacgggtgcattgatgtaacgtggttcgagatatgtttccacgacgttgcaattctcgtaaaataataacaataagtaagaaatcggtaaaaagataaaattttgcacataagttcatatttgtataaaatcagataatcaagccgaatataacagttgagcgaccgtgctagaaccacggaactcgggaatgcctaacaccttctcccgggttaacagaattccttatccggatttctggtgcgcagattctaatatggagtcattcttttcctcgattcgggattaaaattggtgacttgggacaccctaaacctctcaagtggcgactctgaaataaataaacaaatctcgtttcgattgtcctttaattggaaaaaaactcccttgcaccctcgcgggtgcggaaaaaggaggtgcgacacttagtacttttaaattatgtttatttttattatggctttttaattagcaatatttatattacataattttattgtctttattgttgaatattttatgATAATGTCATGACATAtctcatattttatattattttcttggaaaatactttatatagttgtatcttactaagATTAAAGAATGattttgagcacaatttatatgttttgttctacgaagattttactggaaaaaaattagaaaaaatccGAATAACCCAAAAGAGAAAACCCGAAAAATTCGAGAGTgaaaaaacccgagttttattggtttggtttggtatttagatttaataacccgacacaattggtttgatttggtaattataaaatccgaaccaacccgacctatgtactcCCCTAGTTTACATCATACATTTTGGATGCAGTCCTTTCTTGAATCTTGCATAAACACGGGATATTTTGTGCACTGGACGAACCATAGACAGatgtaggggtgtgcattcgatttatcgattcgattttgacccttatcgataattacttatcgatttgtacatatacTTATCATTATTGTTTCAACAAAGTTttgattttttcgatttcgatttatcgatttttggggcttatcgattacaccaataagaaaatttgcgggatttcacataaagtatatcgctataaacacgcctaaataatatggacaaaaagaagctaaaataagacgaacaccgtttataacataaaaattgtgtcaacaagcacatgcaacgaaactaaagtaagggatcaaatgtatgccaccaacactccaacggtataaaaaaataaaaatacatcatcacactaattctattttccattaatttgaacttcattcctttgagctttaaatatgatcattccttaaatgtggtagatgaaataatagggttagaGACTTAGGGTAAAAGAAAGAGTATTATAGAataaaggtaaaaaaaataaaaattttagtatatcttatcggtttatcgataaaccgataaccgaagaggacaaaatcgaaatcgataactcgataagaaaaattttgaaatcaaaatcgaaatcgataaaccgatagcAAATAATCGATAAATCGATGATTTATCGATAAACTGATTCGAATGCACACcatcgatttatcgataaactgaTTCGAATGCATACCACCCTACATAGGTGTTAACTAACTCATTCGTGAAAAGGACTTTTGGGGGAAATGAAAGTGTCGGCAAAGGCTAATTTTATGGACATAACGTTAATTAGCAATAAGATTTTAAAACATTGACAAGACTGCACACTAAATTTTGTATCTAAGTAGTGGGACAACATTCTCTTTATAATAATTACCTAACAACTATAATGTCATGCCTATTGAAATATAGACTACAAAGTCTCTACTAACATCTCAGAATTTCCTTGTTAACATAATTGAATAATTAGTGGTATACACGAATTTCTTAGAAAATAACTTATGCTTTAATATCATAGTAGCACCCAAGGGGTGATTTAGCAGTTAATAAAGTGAGTTTGAGAATTATAAGATGTCGGATTTAAATTTTAGCGAAAACAAAAATATTAGGTAATTTCTTCTTATCTGTCCAAATTTTGATGGATAAAATTATCCGGTACTTGTGATGATGGAAAATTACAAGTATGCAAGAAATTAATCGAGGTACATACAAGCTACCCGAATGCTGAttattaaaagcaaaaaaaaaaaaaaaggttatcGTAGTAAGTCATTGCGTTCTGTAAGTACACCTTGaagtaaaagaagaaaatatgcaATAAGCTATGTTTACATGATttaataaacaatttaaatgagAGGAAAAGGAAAACTAAGAAAAGGAGTATTTCTTCGAGGGATAGGCAAATTGACTTAGGATGAATGTTGTCTGAATTGGGCCATATAGGTTTGTTGGGCTTGTTGCCCGGGCTTAGTGAATAAATCCATATAATTCTATCCTCATTGTACAAGGTAAATTTGGTTAAGTGTTTGATTGGTCCTAAGTCATATATAGGTAGAAATGACTCCAGCTAGCCACTCTAAATGGCTGTTATTTAAGAATTAGTCATgtattttaaatttcagtttttcagctcaatttttgttttgaaattaaAATTTTTAGCTCAAAATTTCAGGATAAAATAAGTACTGGTTAATCCCTAAATAACAGTCTTAAGAATGATTCTTTATGCACTTCACCCATATTTTCATACCAATCGCTTCATAGAGttggtagttttttttttttttttggggggtgtgggtgtgggggtgggggggggggggatttttgTTCTTGCTTTTCCATTTTAATATGCTTTTATCAATTGATTACTAGAAAAGATAGCACTAACTTGAATTCAGCACCTATTATCACATTTTGCCAAAATTGCCTTCTAATCAAAATTATCACATTTAGTGAAATGATACCCATCTCCAAGCTAAAAGGCTAAGGTGTAACCATATAGTTTCTTTCGGGCAAAGTCACAAATTTCTCTACGAACGTTCAAATTGAAAGAAGTAAACAAAACCCTCTCCAACAAAGGTATtttatatatgttatatacctctaaaacttaatattttacatatatatatatacaatgtaaTCCGACAAAGGGTGATCAATTAGGTTGGTGGTGTAAAGTCAATGGATAGTGAATCTAATCCTCTATTCTCCACTTATATACCGAGCTTTTATCCGAGTCAATTCCATGAAGCGTGTGTAACTCACACGAGTTGTGCTCTTACCAGTAAGACTAAAGGCCTAGGACTATGTTTACCATAAGGTAATAAATAACTAGAAGATAGAAGCAGTCAAGTATCACATGAAAAAACTTAATATAGAAGCATATAATGAAAAGTTAAACAGAAATCATTCAATACAAAATCGCGTTAATTCCTATCTCCTACCCTATGAAAATTTGCCAATGCCTGTATAGACAATTGAGCAAAAACAACAATTAGAATCCGTCGTTTCCTCTAGATCCACCATAGCCACCACCATATCCGCCACCAGAACCAAAACCACCGCTGCGAGGAGCTCTTTCCTGGGCAAGACTGACGCGGATGTTCCTCCCGTTGAGTTCCTGGACGGATCATAATGTGATATCAGCCAAGAACAATCAAGTAAATCAGATTACCAGCATATCCTAAATGTGTGCAACCATACCAaaagcacaacaacaacaacaacaaatccagtCAGTTCCCAAAAGTAGGGTCCCGGGAGGGTAGTggatacgcagaccttacccctaccctgaagaGCAGAAAGGTTGTTTCCAACAGACCCTCGGCTAGAGATAAGATGAAAAGAATCAGTGGCAAGACACCAAAAGCATCTAGACTCGATAAAGCCGTGAATGGAGGGTGGAAATAACACTTGCACATTGAACGGTCTCATGTGTTACGAGAACAAAGTTTTACCTGTCCATCCATTGCCGTCATAGCTTCCTTTGCAGATTCACCATCTGTAAAGTTCACGAATCCAAAACCCCTCGATCTCCCAGTGTCTCTATCGGTGATGACCTTAGCTGTACCACAATCACAAGATTCGAGTGATTAATACACAGGCATAATTCAAAGCAGCAAAATCCAATAACAGATTAGACGAAAAAGGGGTTGGGAGTGCGGTATGTCAGAAGCGCAAATGCTAGTGCGACCACACCGTTAACTAATCCTATCCCCCCCCCCCAAGTCCCTACACTGTAAACGAGGGAAATGAAACATCTGCGGCTAACACTAGAGAAGGATAGGGTAACCAATCTGAAGATAcaggaaaaaaaatgaaagactGAAATTGAACAAAGCTGACCAACATCCAAACATTAAAATCAACGGATAAGCAATAGCCTAATTAGCAAGAGGAACACATAAACAGGAAAATGTCAGCATCCTTCACGAAAATTATCAGATAAAAATAGGATGATATAGTGCCCTTCACGAAAAAGACAAACAAATTCTTCATCCAACTTGCTTTTCACTGTATAAAAATGATTGAAATTAAAGAACAGCCAGACTCAAGATAGCTCGGAACTCACAATCGACAACATCACCAAAGCTGGCAAATGCATCCTTCAGAGATTGATCATCAGTTCCATATGAAAGACCTATAAAGTGTAGGAAAAAATAAGCAAAATTTACAAGTTGCAGATAGTTAtaaactgaaaaaataaaaatgaattttCAGACTACTAGTCACATACCCCCAATGAAAAGCTTTGTTGACATGCAACGCATGGCATTAAGCATTGACACAGCTGGTGCTTGTGCATTCAATGCATTGCCGCTTATGGAAATGCTCTGCCTCAAAAGACCCCTAAGTTTGTTGCAGAATGCCATTTGTGCAGATAACGTCAGATATATCTataagaaaatgaaaaacaaGTTAGCAAATTCATCTGTTAAAACATCAAAATCTTTCATTTGACAAGCAAACTCACTAGGAAGATTGACAAAGCTGAAAAGCTAAACAAAGGTAGTGCCACAAAACACATTTTGCAGCAGGAACTCAATAGCAAGAACAACACGATTCCTTTTTTGTAAATAATATGTGTTGTTATTCAGAACCGTACAGGTACCAACACAGCTATTGGGATCGGCTTTCTGTCCTACAATTACGCTATAAACAACTATTTATTCGAGAAGTAAACCTAATAGAAAGAACACGACTAATTTCATTCATTTAGCTGCATACTCGGAAAAACACATGCGCCACAAATCAACAAATACATTTTATGAAAACCTGCATCCAACTGTGAAATCTATAAGCTCTTTAGCACCCCCCCCTCACTCTTTGTCCCCAAGGAAGTGTTACTAAATATCAGACCTCCTAACCTGATACATTAAACAAAAATTACATTTCTGGCCAAATATTATAACTTAGGTCACAATCATCACAACCATTTTGGCTAATAGATAAAACAACCTCTGCCAAAGCTAAGTAGCTAATCATTCGCCAATACTCAGTGCTTTTCTAAagcaaatttaaaaaaaaaaaccactTTCAagaatcttttttcaaaaaaaaataaaatcatcaAACATTTCTAACTCTACTTTCTTCACTAAAAATCTAAAGGGTCTCATAAAAATTACTCAGTTACACAACTTTGACAAATAAATACACTCATACATACAACAAAAGAACACCACAAATAACAATAATATGATACTAAGCACAAGGACAAGGCATTATAAAAAAAACAATCTGGTGCACTAAGTTCCcgttatgcgcggggtccgggaaGGACCAGATCACAAAGGTCTATTGTACatagtcttaccctgcatttctgcaagaggttattTACACGGCTCAACCATGTGACCTCTTGATCACATGGACTCAACTTTACCAACTACGCCAAGGCTCTCTTTCAGGACAGGGCATTATCCAAGTAAAAATtttgcaatataaactaaacataaaACCATAAGAACTCAAAGACTTCACAAGGTCCCATATATTAACAAAAAATCAAGAACCATAACATAATACACATTATTAATCACACAACAATAAATTCTAGAACAAACAAATAATAAGGGtgtaaaattacaaaaatgctaataaaaaaaacaaagaaaaacagaACAAACCTGATGAAAACAAAGTTTCAGGGTTTAAGAGACAAGAAAATGAGAAGCGGCTAGGTCTTATTATGGGTTTAAGAAAAGCGTATATATATTAGTACAGTGCCTTTCTACTTTTTCAGAGGTAAAAATATAGTGCGGGACTAAAGAATAGATTTACTGCTTAGAGGTATTGTACCTTGCTTTTTTATGAGGGTCCTTTTGGAACAATGTACAACTTCCATTGGTCTTGCCTCGTTTTATTAATGTAACTAGTCTTAGTTAGTGCTGTATTTtgtcccgggcccgggccttagtgggcctaacgggccgggccttGCGGTTCCGGGCTTCGTGGTCCctggctctggcggtcccggtattcgtgggcctaatgggtggaaccggcacgtgacgggcctaagcccacatggtcttgtgcttaacgggccgggctcgtgggcttcgcgggcctagcggactttttttttaagacaatttcttgtagtatcatggctatattaaaaatatatatgtagtatatatgtatatctaattattaaagtgcttgacgaaaaagaaaataacaaaacaatagtaaaacactaaattgtcatgcataaatatcacttcttgaagtatattatattgtatcttatgtatatatattctcttatatattttcttttagtatatgtattgtatcttatgtatatatattcgcataataatatattttcttgtagtatatatattgtatattatgtatatattgtagcataatatattttcttgtagtatattatattgtatcttatgtatatatattctcttatatattttctttatagtatatatattgtatcttatgtatatatattcgcataatatattttcttgtagtatatatattgtatattatgtatatattgtagcataatatattttcttgtagtatattatattgtatcttatgtatatatattctcttatatattttcttgtagtatatatattgtatcttatgtatatattgtagcttataaatatattttcttgtagtatatatattgtatattatgtatatattgtagcttataaataattctaagtatagacaaagaaatattgcgaaaagaagctcatgggtagaagcaataaattttattaccaaaaaatgacatatctttcttagtcatccttcccccaatggaatgagcacaacaaggtactaataccaccattagaaggaaaaaaaactaaggaagatgtgccaaaatacaagttacatattattctatgtattatctctaacaaatctcataaatccttcaaggttcggaggaggttgcgttggtggtggtggaaaagaagcttgttcatcaccacttccgggcgaagccgaatcctccgtaagttccgctatcatttcttcataagcttcatctatcgccggttgtgcttctgcaattccaaagtttcttctttccgagcggatccaatctctaaacaatactgatttttccaagctatccctcatagacgctctatgatcacctatttgcagtcttgcttgactgaaagcgctctctgatgcaacagttgaagcttgaattgataaaatatcccgagccatccttgcaagaacaggaaaatgtttttcccttgccttccaccattccaaaagatcaaaagagccgtctggattctccttttcaagtccctgagacaaataaacttgaagctcatttagatgtgaagtttcatcataattttcaccttgagaccccctgaactccgtccaagatttaagagcttttaagcccgcaactcttttagaggattgtgagctagacgaagtaggggttggaatagttggcctagcatgctctaaggcaagttgataagcattataaactgtttgagcgttaatcttaattgaagcttttgcatctgcaagtgtcgcaatttcctcatttgaaagatctaaagccttataaatatttgaataccaaaaatgaggacctcccaatttcattgtaggatttagcattgcagcaagaccataaataggagggataggaaaaaaatattttttaaacttttgtttcatttcatttatagcaagttcataaatatccccaccctcactaaattcaacaaacaaatcagatagtgctgcaatataaactaaacagtttgaaatagtaggataatattgcccagaaaatgcatttgttgcaatttgaaaatgttctaaaaaatctaaaagaattttaacattagtccaatcttgagtggtaagcatttcatcatcatcttcaccacctacccgagaattaaacgttgcattaattgggtttctatattcatatgctactactaaactttcgtacatacaattccatctagtcgggcaaggtttaggaacctttctttctctaaggccatattcatcacattttttaaaatactctctaagtctacttctacggtttgaataaaaaagccaattaagagccattctaaccttttcaatttctatgtttaatattcgcataccatcaccgacaattaaatgataaatatgacaaatacatctaacatggaaaatattagtaaatgcaggatttagtgttgttgtaagcatgcctatagcactggtgttactagaagcattatccattgaaattgccattattttatcgctaaagcaaaaatatctacaaatatctgcaacagtgttagctataaatttacctgtgtgacgcgaattaattattctatatgcaattatgcgtttttgcattatccattcttcatctatccaatgacttgtaacagttaggtaatcacaatcattaccacttctaccaatatcagtagtaatagaaatccgattaggtatatgagtaaataaataacgcaaatattgttcatattcatgtttgaatttataaatatcactcttaactgttgcgcgaggccaacctttataagtaggattaaacactcttctaatataatgaacccaattaggattagaagcaaaagtataaggtaagcacataacagtaatcatctttgctaattcttcacgatctctatttggatcgtaatataaaatacctccagtgacagtgttaattcctggttgaactagatttgaacctgtactagggttaatcgcagaatctacacttgtcccctctagatgcgctttcatttgaaaaaatctagccttatctctagggtgtgtttttatgtgcctagtcaaactacctgtgccgctacggtctcctacatatttatgcgacat
Proteins encoded in this window:
- the LOC104227445 gene encoding glycine-rich RNA-binding protein 4, mitochondrial-like: MAFCNKLRGLLRQSISISGNALNAQAPAVSMLNAMRCMSTKLFIGGLSYGTDDQSLKDAFASFGDVVDSKVITDRDTGRSRGFGFVNFTDGESAKEAMTAMDGQELNGRNIRVSLAQERAPRSGGFGSGGGYGGGYGGSRGNDGF